In Synergistaceae bacterium, the genomic stretch AAAGTTGCCCAACATCTCGAAAAACGTGTGATGACGGGCGGTTCGGCCGACGTTTTCAATATCGTTGGTACGCACGCATTTCTGGCAGGTGACGGCGTGAGGGCACTCCGGCTGCCGTATTCCCAGATACCAGGTCTTGAAGGGAACCATCCCCGCGATGGTGAACAAAAGAGTCGGATCATCCGGCACCAGGGAGAAGCTGGGATAGTGCCGGCTTCCCCTTTCGGTCCAGAATTTTATGAAAAGATTTCGTATTTCTCCGCCACTGCGATACTGCATAAAGATTCTCCTTCCTTCGCAGCCCCGGGGGGACTGCCCGACGATGAGTATCTATCATACACCACGAACTCCCGATGTCACTCCGGGTTTTCGGGTTCAGACAGCCATGCGCGGGCACAGGGGAGTCGTCCGGCGGGAGATTGTGCTCTGCGGCGGAAGGAGACGCGGCAATTTTGTTTTTCGTTTCCGAGTTTGCTCCTTTTCGGGTTCACTCCGCTTTTTTGTCCGCAACCGCGTCGGTCGCGCGTTCGTAACGCTGCATGATGTCGCGAATCGCGTGAGGGGACGGCAGGTTGGAAATGCAGATCTCGTACTCCTCCGTTCCGGATGAAGCGATCTGAATGTTGCCGATGTTCAGGATTCGCTGTATCACGTTTTGCCGGACCTGGATGGTACGGATGCTCCGGGTGCTGATCTCTATGGAATGATGCGATATAATGCCCTCCTCCAGAGCGACCTCATCCGGCGACACGCTGAGAGCGACACGAAGGCGCCGTATCACCATGTCCGCCGCCAGCAGCACCACGACGCCCGCAAAGGCGATCCACGTTATTTCCCACCAGTCCGGCTTTTTTACGGAAATAGCCACAGCGATCACAAACGCGGCGATCATCCCCAGAATATGCCAGTAAAAACTTCTCCACGCCGGTTTAAAAACCTGTTTAGTCCCCTGTTCAGCCATACTTTTTACCTCCCTGGTCATTTGAGATGCCACGAATGATATTTATTATAACAACTCTTTGCGTATTCTTTTAGTTCTTTCATTAAAAAATATCCCTGCATCTCTTTCCGCAGCTTTCCGGAACTTTGATTTACATGTTTTGCCGTTTGACTGCGATTCGAACTTCAGGCATATTGATTTGTGAGAAGATCAGAGGTGCGAAAGAAAGATGTGCGAAAAAAGGAGGCGCGTCGGCCATGTCCGAGATCTTTAAAACCGCACTGCAGTCCCTGTTGGCGAACAAAACCCGTTCCGCTCTGACGATGCTGGGAATTATCATCGGGGTGGGGGCGGTGATTACCATGGTGGCGGTGGGCAGCGGCGCGGCGATGCGGATCGACCGTTACATTGCCGGAGTGGGGTCCAACCTGCTGATCGTCTTTCCGGGGGCGGCGCGGACGGGAGGCAGCCGCCAGGCCGCGGGAAGCGCCGCGACGCTTACCCTCGCGGACGTGGAGGTTTTGAGAAACGAGGGAATTTTTATCTCCGAGGCCGTTCCGGAAATCTACGGCGGAACTCAGCTGGTCTACGGCAACAGCAACTGGAACACCACGACGCTGGGGGGTACTCCGGGAATTTTGGATGTGCGCGAATGGCGCGTGGCCGCCGGAGATTCCTTCTCGGATTCCGACGTGCGCGCCGCCTCGAAAGTCTGTCTTTTGGGCGACACCGTTGCGCGAAATCTCTTTGGGGACGAGGAGCCCGTGGGGAAAACCGTTCGCATTCGAAAAGTTCCCTTTCGCGTGGCGGGAGTCCTGGCTCCCAAGGGGCCGAATCCCTGGGGCGGCGATCAGGACGATCTTGTCATTGTCCCCATCACCACGGCCCAGCGGCGTCTTTTTCGGACCACGATTCCGGGGGCGGTGCGGCGTCTCACCCTTCAGGCGGCGGATCGGGAATCCCTTTCCGCCATGCAGGACGAGGTCCGCGCCATTTTACGCCAGCGCCATCGATTGCCCGAGGGCGTGGATGACGATTTCGTGATTCGGGACATGACGCAGATTCTGGAGAACGTGGCCGCCTCCACACGGATCATGGGGCTTCTGCTGGGGGTGGTGGCGTCTATTTCTCTGGTTGTCGGGGGGATCGGAATCATGAATATTATGCTGGTGTCGGTCACGGAACGAACCCGGGAGATCGGCATACGCATGGCGGTGGGAGCCCGTCCTCTGGACGTGCGGCTGCAGTTTCTGGCGGAAGCCGTCACGCTCTCGGCGCTGGGAGGCGGCGTCGGGATTTTGGGCGGAGTGGCCGCCTCTCAGGTTGTCACAAAAATTCTGGAATGGCCGACGGTGATTTCTCCGGAAGCCATCCTGACCGCCGTGGGCTTTTCGGCGATGGTCGGGGTATTTTTCGGCTTCTGGCCCGCCTGGAAGGCCTCCAGCCTGAACCCCATTGACGCCCTTCGATACGAGTAAAATAAAAAAGACGGCGCTGATACCAATTTGAAGTAAAAGGCCTGATGAAGAAACTAAGCGACTCACACGGTTCATACTTCACCGGTTCGCTGCTTATAAAGTTAGAATAGCTAAAAGCAATGATATTCAAACATTAGTTTCTTCATTAACACTCGATTGAAAGCAAATTGGTATTACCTCAAATTCTTTCGTTATTTCTTTCGTCATTCCTTCGGGAGCGTTTTCAGCAGCTGTTCGCACAGGACGATGATGTCCTCGTAGTCGAAAGATTCTGCCAAACAGCAGATTTCTTTCAGCAGAGAGTCCTCCTCCCCGCCGAACGTCATCGTTTTCAACTCGTCCGTTATCGCGTCGATTTGAGCGGAATCGCATCCGCAGCAGGCGTCGTTCAGCGCTTCCAGTTTTTCGCGCAGAGCTCCGGCTGTTATGTGCGAGCGGTCGTCTCCGTCCGTTTCCGGTTTGTCCATCAGTGACGTCCGCAAAAGTTTCACGTGGAAGCTGTTCACGCTGTTGCAAAAAAGCCGCGTCTGCTTTCTGCATTGTTCCACGTCCCCCTCGTCGGAGGCCTTTTCGAGATCGCCGGCCCAGTCGGACAGGAACGAGTTGCCAATATCCGCGAAAACATTTTTCAGTACATGAGTTTGCATGGCATACCTGCCCCAATCCCGGTTCAGTGCAAAATCCTGAAGGGCTTCGATGTCTCGGTCCAGAGAACAGCAGCACTGCCGTAGGGCCTCGATGTAGACCTCCCTGCAGCGTCCCGCCTGGCTGAGACCGGTCATGACGTTCAAATCGTCCACCTGGGCGAGTTCTTCCAGCAGAGCGTCCATGCTGGAGGGATCGGTCGGGAAGGCCTGGAGCATCCCTTTCCGTCCGCCGGGCTTCGGCGTCGATTCAGAATCTTCGTTTTCCTTCTTTTGGCTCTCCCAACCGTCCCGGGTTGCGGTTTCGGCAAGGTGTTGCTTCAGCAGCGCCCGAATTTCCTGCAGCTCTTTCGTCTGTTTTTCGTTTTCCTCCCGAAGCTCCCGAATGGCCGCGTACAGGGCTTCCCTGTCGGCCGCGGTCAGGACTTCGCCGCTGACGCCATCCATTTCTTTTACCTCCGTCATCTCCCCATCATCTCCGTAACGTTTCGAGTCATCGCCGCCGGCCTCTCAGGGTTCCAGGGCTTTCCGGATCTTGCTTCGCAGCAGCGCGGGGGTGAAGGGCTTGGCGATGTAATCTTTCGCTCCCTTCAGGCCGGCCTCCATCACAAATTCCTTCGTTGCGTGGGATGTCACGAAAATGATGGGAACATCTCTCAGCTGAGGCCTTGAGCGGATCGTCTCCATGAGATCGAACCCCGACATATCGGGCATCTCAATGTCCAGCAGGATGAGGTCGGGCACGACGCGGTCCAGAACCATCAGCGCCATACCGGCGGATTTCGCCAGACGCAGCTCGAAAGAATCTTTCAGTGTGTTTTGAATGATTTTAAGATTTGCCTGGGCGTCGTCCACCGCTAAAATAATTTTCTTCCCGTTCGACATTTGCATCCTCCGATTTGCAGCTTCCATTTGTATCTTCCATTCCTTAAATATCTTTCTCTTGTATCTTTCATTCGCATACTCCATCGGGTTCCCGCACGCTCCGATTTCTGCCCGCGCAAAACCTCCGGCTCCTGCGAGACCTTTCTTATCAATCAGCATTTTCTAATTATTCTTTTAATATATCACGGATTTCAGGTGTGAAAGGATCGGGTATTGAAGGAATGGAAGAAAAAGTTCTTTCTTTTTTGTGATACGGTTCTCTTTATCGGTCTGGATCGGTCTGGAAAAACCAACTGAAACTCAGGGAAGCGGAGCTTGCGTCACCGCTTCGCTCCCCCGAGGTTAATCAGGCATCTGATTTCTGACACGCAGTTTTCAATGGATATTATTTTTAATGAATATTACTCCAGCCTGTACTTCTTTTTCAGAGCCTGAAGCTCTCCCGACTTCTCCAGGTTTTGAAGAGCGCCGTTCACGGCCTCCAGAAACTTCGGGTCTCCCTTGCGCAGGGCCAGGGAAAAGCCCTCGCTGGGGCTGTTGATCGCCCTTCTGACGGCGATCTTCAGGCTGCCTTTGAACCGGTCGCTGTCGATGTAGCTGAGTGCCACCACCGTGTCGAGAAAAACTCCGTCGTTACGCCCCAGCACAACCTCCCGAACGGCATCGTCGGTTTTCTGATAGCGGCGAATCTCGAAGGAGTTCCCCAGAGTGCCCAGGTAGGCGTCTTCCACCGTGCCGAGCTGAACTCCCACCGTCTTTCCTTTCAGGTCATCGAAGGTTTTCAGGGCCTCGTTGTCCGCCTTCACCATCAGAGCGGCGTCCGTGACGCAATAGACGTCGGAGAAATCCACCTTCTGCCGGCGCTCGTCCGTGGCGTTGACCGCCGCCGCCACCAGGTGCACCTTGCCCGCCGCCAAAGCGGGAATCAGTCCGTCAAAGGTCATGTCCACAAGGCGAATTTCCCTGCCCAGGATTTTTCCAATCGCCTGAACCAGCTCCATGTCGAAGCCCGTCAGAGCGTTGGTTTCGTCATAGTACTCGAAAGGCGGATAGGTTCCCTCCGTGCCGACGATGAGGATGTCGCTGTCCAGCGCGGAAGCGGCCAGAGCCGGCCCCGGAATCGCCAAAAACATCAGCAGGACGAAAGCCGCGCTGAGGATTCTCGTTATTTTTTTCGATATTTTCCACATATTAACTCACCTCTGAATAAATTTTAGTATGTTGACAGGCCTCTGGAGTCAGGCCACGCTCCACTTCTTTTCCAGGCGTCTCAGGCACATTCCGGTGATCGTCGTCAGAGTGAGATAGATCGCGCCGACTACGGCGAAGGTTTCGAAGGACGCGTAGGTGGCGCTTCGCACCTGCTGCCCGGCTTGAGTCAGTTCCGTGATGGCCAGGGTGGAAAGCAGAGAAGATTCCTTGATGAGGGTGACGAACTCGTTTCCGAAGGCGGGCAGCATATTTCGCACCGCCTGGGGGAGAACCACGAGACGCATGGACTGAAGGTATGAAAGACCCAGCATACGGGCCGCCTCCCACTGCCCCCGGGGAACCGCTTCGATGCCGCCCCGGACGATTTCGCCCACGTACCCCGCCGAGTTGAGCGAAAGTCCAATGATCCCCGCCGGAATCGCGGGAAGGTTGACCCCCAGAGCCGGAAGCCCGAAGTATATGAAGAAGAGCTGAATCAGGCAGGGCGTTCCCCGGATGACGAAGATGTAGCTCCACGCCAGAGTTCTCAGGGGACCGCAGGGAACCACCCGCAGGACGCCGATCGTCAGCCCCAGCGCCGTGCCGAACAGAAGCGCCAGGATGGAGGTCCAGATCGTCACCCAGGTTCCCGTCAGAAAAATGCTCATGCGCGGCAGCAGGACGGAGAAATCAAGCTCCATGAAAATCTGTCTCCTTTTTCAAAAGCCTTTGCAGAAACTGTCGGGTTCGGGACTGTTGCGGATTCGTCAGGATCCGGGCCGGCTCGCCTTCCTCCACAACGCGGCCCTCGTCCATGAAAACGACCCGATCCGCGGCGTCTCTGGCGAAGGCCATCTCGTGAGTGATGACCACCATCGTCATTCCGGAAACCGCCAGGTCGTCCATGACCTGGAGCACTTCTCCCACCAGTTCGGGGTCGAGGGCGCTGGTGGGCTCGTCGAAAAGCATGATCCTCGGACGCATGGCCAGAGCGCGGGCGATAGCCACCCTCTGCTGCTGCCCTCCGGAGAGCTGTCGCGGGCGCGCGTTCGCCCGGTCCGCAAGTCCCACTCTGGCAAGGAGGCTTCTGCCCAGTTCGTCGGCCTCCGCCCGTTTCATCCCCAGAATGTGAACAGGAGAGAGTGTGATGTTCTGCAAAGCGGACATGTGGGGGTAGAGGTTGAACTGCTGGAAGATCATCCCCACCAGCCGGGCCAGGTCGCGGTTTCTGTGGGTTCCCCCGGAAAGGTCCGCGCCGCACAGCGTGATCGATCCTCCATCCACGCTTTCCAGTCCGCAGAGGCAGCGGGCCAGTGTGCTTTTGCCCGACCCGCTGGGACCAATGATCGCCACCACCTCGCCCTCCGCCACGTCGAGATCGATGCCTTTCAGAACTTCGTTATGCCCGAAGGACTTGCGCAGCCCCCTTACCGAGATGATCCCCGGAGAACTGTCCCCAACTGCTCTGTTCACGCGCATATATCCCCCTCTGAAGCTCCCCGCAGACCGGCACGGCGGCTGCGGGGTCCGCGAAATCCATCGGACCATTATCGCATATTTCTTCGTCATGGAAGAGATTCGGCGGCTGCACAGGATACTGATTCTTTCCCTCTGCGGGAAACCACAAATTGCCGCGAGGCATGGATGCGGATGCGCGAAGGAAATCCGGTTCACTGAAATGGCCTGCAAGGATGTGGGTTGACGCAGTGAAGAAAATACGGTAAACTTCCTTTCGTTCTACTGTACGGCATAGAGAAATCTTGTGCCGGACTGGCGGAATTGGTAGACGCCTAGGACTTAAAATCCTATAGACTCAGGTCTGTGCGGGTTCGAGTCCCGCGTCCGGCACCAGGAAAATTTAGAAAGTTATATCGCGGGGTGGAGCAGCCAGGAAGCTCGTCGGGCTCATAACCCGAAGGTCGCAGGTTCGAATCCTGCCCCCGCAACCATTTTGGGTAAAACAGCCAATTTCCCTTCGATGATGAAAATTGAAGGCGGCATAGCTCAGATGGCTAGAGCACGCGGTTCATACCCGCGGTGTCACTGGTTCGACTCCAGTTGCCGCCACCAAATAAATTTCAATAGATTGTCATAGTTACCCGAACTCCGGCTAAAACCGGAGTTTTTATTTTTCAGTTGCCGACGGCAACAAATAACAGTATATTATTGCGGATTTTGGGATTCAACATGGGATTCAAAAACATTTGACAAAATACAACGCTTATAGTAAAAATTTTAAAATACAGTTTATTATTTTATATTTTATTAATAAATTCTGCTACGTGGAATTTATTTTTCTTTCTTCATTTTTCTTTCTTCATTTTTCTTTCTTCATTTTTCTTTTTTATTTTCAGGGGCGGGCAGGATTGTCTGTCTCGTGGACTCGGACTGATGCCGCGAAGGAGGGAAAGCCTGTATAATGTTTTCAGTCTTTTGAAATAGCCGTAGGCACATTGTCAGCTCATTCCTGTTTTTTTACGTTACTGCGTTGCGGAAGATCAAGATGAATAATGAGAGGATGAAAAACAATATGAAAAAATTCTTTGGGTTATTCCTTCGTTCCCTGCTGGTTACTGCCTTACTTTGGAGCTGTACGGGCGTTATGTCCCCGGCGGCTGCCGGTCCCGCCTCTTCGCGCGACACTCTGGTTATCGTCACAAACGGAGACCCCGGACGGCTTCGCAGCGATACGATCAACAACCTGGCCAACATGACCTATAATCGTCTGATTTATGACTATCTGTTCACTCGCAACAGACAGGGCCAGTATGAACCCTGCCTGTGTGAGTCGTACCAGCTGGATAAGGACAATCTGGGCGTCACGATGAAACTCCGAGAGAACGTCAGGTTCCACAGCGGCAACAAAATGACCGCGGAAGATGTGCTGGCTTCCCTGGTTTATGGCAAAAAGGACACCTCTTCGGGCAGACAGCTGGACTTCATCGACTTTGACAACAGCAAAGCCCTTGACGCAAATACCCTCTATCTCAAATTTAACCGACTCAATGGCGTCTGGCAGAGCGCTTTCCTTGCGATCGGCATCATCGAAAAGGCTGCCTATGAGGCTGCGGCCTCCCCGGACGAGTTCTATCTGAACCCCATGACGACCTCGGCCTATGTCCTT encodes the following:
- a CDS encoding amino acid ABC transporter permease, which codes for MELDFSVLLPRMSIFLTGTWVTIWTSILALLFGTALGLTIGVLRVVPCGPLRTLAWSYIFVIRGTPCLIQLFFIYFGLPALGVNLPAIPAGIIGLSLNSAGYVGEIVRGGIEAVPRGQWEAARMLGLSYLQSMRLVVLPQAVRNMLPAFGNEFVTLIKESSLLSTLAITELTQAGQQVRSATYASFETFAVVGAIYLTLTTITGMCLRRLEKKWSVA
- a CDS encoding PH domain-containing protein — protein: MAEQGTKQVFKPAWRSFYWHILGMIAAFVIAVAISVKKPDWWEITWIAFAGVVVLLAADMVIRRLRVALSVSPDEVALEEGIISHHSIEISTRSIRTIQVRQNVIQRILNIGNIQIASSGTEEYEICISNLPSPHAIRDIMQRYERATDAVADKKAE
- a CDS encoding ABC transporter permease, encoding MSEIFKTALQSLLANKTRSALTMLGIIIGVGAVITMVAVGSGAAMRIDRYIAGVGSNLLIVFPGAARTGGSRQAAGSAATLTLADVEVLRNEGIFISEAVPEIYGGTQLVYGNSNWNTTTLGGTPGILDVREWRVAAGDSFSDSDVRAASKVCLLGDTVARNLFGDEEPVGKTVRIRKVPFRVAGVLAPKGPNPWGGDQDDLVIVPITTAQRRLFRTTIPGAVRRLTLQAADRESLSAMQDEVRAILRQRHRLPEGVDDDFVIRDMTQILENVAASTRIMGLLLGVVASISLVVGGIGIMNIMLVSVTERTREIGIRMAVGARPLDVRLQFLAEAVTLSALGGGVGILGGVAASQVVTKILEWPTVISPEAILTAVGFSAMVGVFFGFWPAWKASSLNPIDALRYE
- a CDS encoding amino acid ABC transporter ATP-binding protein, with amino-acid sequence MISVRGLRKSFGHNEVLKGIDLDVAEGEVVAIIGPSGSGKSTLARCLCGLESVDGGSITLCGADLSGGTHRNRDLARLVGMIFQQFNLYPHMSALQNITLSPVHILGMKRAEADELGRSLLARVGLADRANARPRQLSGGQQQRVAIARALAMRPRIMLFDEPTSALDPELVGEVLQVMDDLAVSGMTMVVITHEMAFARDAADRVVFMDEGRVVEEGEPARILTNPQQSRTRQFLQRLLKKETDFHGA
- a CDS encoding response regulator, which gives rise to MSNGKKIILAVDDAQANLKIIQNTLKDSFELRLAKSAGMALMVLDRVVPDLILLDIEMPDMSGFDLMETIRSRPQLRDVPIIFVTSHATKEFVMEAGLKGAKDYIAKPFTPALLRSKIRKALEP
- a CDS encoding transporter substrate-binding domain-containing protein; translated protein: MWKISKKITRILSAAFVLLMFLAIPGPALAASALDSDILIVGTEGTYPPFEYYDETNALTGFDMELVQAIGKILGREIRLVDMTFDGLIPALAAGKVHLVAAAVNATDERRQKVDFSDVYCVTDAALMVKADNEALKTFDDLKGKTVGVQLGTVEDAYLGTLGNSFEIRRYQKTDDAVREVVLGRNDGVFLDTVVALSYIDSDRFKGSLKIAVRRAINSPSEGFSLALRKGDPKFLEAVNGALQNLEKSGELQALKKKYRLE